In Candidatus Defluviilinea proxima, a single genomic region encodes these proteins:
- a CDS encoding alpha-amylase produces MYSTAVHVRRFFSMGVSLLVVLTQVVSPLPVLADHTPSPASVTVAGSLQSEMGCAGDWDPACATSHLAYDASDDVWQGTWTVPAGSYEYKAALNNSWDENYGANAAPGGANIPLNLGADTSVKFYYDHKSHWATDSKNSRIVTAPGSYQSEIGCPGDWDPSCLHSWLQDPDGDGMYSFSTADIPAGNYEFKAAINEGWDESYGDGGGNNIPFTVPGAGFLVTFSFHSATNTPSVTVTSTGPKLDNNVEWDGLRHDSRDNLYRTPGGAVPAGTNVLIRFRTFHNDVTAVTLRVYDLNTSGQQLIPMNPAATDVSCYQSGLEASTCDFWQASITQASPNNLWYRFIVTDGTDTNYYADNTAALDGGLGSVSDNVVDNSYALMFYDPAFTAPAWAKSASIYQIFPDRFRDGRVSNNPHTNDVRYDDPVLKLPWNVLPEGFCRNYSDAATNCPWRFDATPPADSPLKEQPRGRDYFGGDLKGVDQYLDYLQVLGVNTLYFNPIFDAGSNHSYDTQNYYQVDPYFGTQKDWENLVKHADQRGMRIVLDGVFNHMSSDSPLFDRYHHYGTLGACESPLSPYRSWFYFQDVTPGTGTCVGSDGSAASANYTGWFGFDSIPVINKTLPAVQQYFITNNDSVTNHWLNAGSSGWRMDVMGDASFPAGYWESFRTEVKTTDPQAFIISETWQKDGTLLRMVRGDRADTTMNYRLRDAVIGLLAPQGFDSKGFADSGRIIAPSEFSARMQSMREDYPDAAYYSLMNLLDSHDTERLRWTLTPGEETKANKELNPTSVAEGKLRQKLASFIQFTVPGAPTVFYGDEVGMTGDDDPDDRRTYPWGDRGGSPDYSMFFHYTALNAFRKTQPVLVNGDFKMLLADDASQVIAYGRKTTKQAALVIVNRNNSTQNFTIPVAGYLPNGIELGKLYTVGNAGMHKVTVTNGSINGSVGPMSAVLLISKFVDLKAPTPPTNLHVTNEGSETVSLAWDAVAGASKYTLYRSPVSGGGWVAIASDLTGTSYTDTSVVNGKNYYYVVTASDSIGNESGYSNEVSALPHINIGWANLQWPPTLTHTISPTNRTANVYGQVWIDGITNQPGATPGLIAQLGFGPEGSNPSDNANWIWVDTTFNGTAGNNDEFVASLLPTSTGTFDYVYRYSTTNGRDWLYADLNGPIPTGNSPANPGKLTVNASSDTTPPSAPTGLTVASASPAAISLTWDAHPNTDGDLAGFEVYRDGVLLATVLGASVTSYTDLAVVENASYEYYIVAIDTSFNHSTASNTVTATATPRTVTVTFNVTVPASTDGTGRSAYIAGFLDRLDGGLPQWDPSGVVLTHVDATHWTITLTGKESTQIEYKYALGSWDFVEKDGGCGEIANRQLTLTYGATGNQTVNDIVGNWRNVAPCGN; encoded by the coding sequence CGTTTCCCCCCTACCCGTTCTTGCAGATCACACCCCCAGCCCGGCCAGTGTCACGGTTGCCGGGTCTCTGCAATCGGAGATGGGATGCGCGGGCGATTGGGACCCCGCTTGTGCCACCTCGCATCTGGCCTATGATGCGAGCGATGACGTCTGGCAAGGCACCTGGACAGTGCCCGCCGGAAGTTACGAATACAAAGCTGCGCTCAATAACAGTTGGGATGAGAATTACGGCGCCAATGCCGCGCCCGGCGGAGCCAACATCCCGCTCAACCTTGGCGCAGATACATCGGTCAAGTTCTATTACGATCACAAATCCCATTGGGCCACCGATAGCAAGAATTCGCGCATCGTCACAGCCCCGGGCAGTTACCAAAGCGAGATCGGTTGCCCCGGTGACTGGGACCCCAGCTGTCTGCACTCGTGGTTACAAGACCCCGATGGCGATGGCATGTATTCCTTCTCCACGGCCGATATTCCAGCGGGCAATTACGAATTCAAAGCGGCGATCAATGAAGGCTGGGATGAGAGCTACGGCGATGGCGGCGGGAACAACATTCCGTTCACCGTGCCCGGCGCTGGTTTCCTCGTCACCTTCTCGTTCCACTCTGCCACTAATACCCCCAGCGTAACCGTCACAAGCACAGGCCCCAAACTGGATAACAATGTGGAATGGGACGGCCTGCGCCATGACTCACGCGACAATCTCTACCGCACGCCCGGCGGCGCGGTTCCTGCCGGGACGAACGTCCTGATCCGCTTTCGAACGTTCCACAACGATGTGACGGCTGTCACACTGCGCGTCTACGATCTTAACACCAGTGGCCAGCAACTCATCCCCATGAACCCTGCCGCTACCGATGTCTCTTGTTACCAAAGCGGACTCGAAGCTTCCACGTGTGATTTCTGGCAGGCATCTATCACGCAGGCCTCACCGAACAACTTGTGGTATCGCTTCATCGTCACCGATGGAACAGATACCAATTACTATGCCGATAACACAGCCGCGCTCGATGGCGGTCTCGGGAGTGTCAGCGATAACGTAGTGGATAACAGTTATGCGCTCATGTTCTATGATCCCGCCTTCACTGCACCTGCCTGGGCCAAGAGCGCCAGCATTTATCAGATATTCCCCGATCGCTTCCGCGACGGACGCGTGAGCAACAACCCGCATACGAACGATGTCCGTTACGATGACCCGGTCCTCAAGCTTCCGTGGAACGTATTGCCCGAGGGCTTTTGCCGAAACTATTCGGATGCTGCGACCAACTGTCCCTGGAGGTTTGACGCGACGCCCCCTGCTGATAGTCCCCTCAAAGAACAGCCGCGCGGACGTGATTACTTCGGCGGCGATCTGAAAGGCGTCGATCAATATCTCGATTACCTGCAAGTGCTTGGCGTCAACACGCTCTACTTCAATCCCATTTTTGATGCGGGCTCCAATCACTCGTACGATACGCAGAACTACTATCAGGTCGATCCCTACTTTGGCACACAAAAGGATTGGGAGAATCTCGTCAAGCACGCAGACCAACGTGGCATGCGCATCGTTTTAGATGGCGTTTTCAATCACATGTCATCGGATAGTCCGCTCTTTGACCGTTACCACCACTACGGCACTCTTGGAGCCTGTGAATCGCCTCTTTCCCCATATCGAAGCTGGTTCTACTTTCAAGATGTGACTCCCGGCACTGGGACTTGTGTGGGCAGTGATGGAAGTGCCGCCTCAGCCAACTACACCGGCTGGTTCGGTTTCGATTCGATCCCCGTCATCAACAAGACCCTACCCGCGGTTCAGCAATACTTCATCACCAACAATGATAGCGTCACCAACCATTGGCTCAACGCTGGCTCCAGCGGCTGGCGCATGGATGTGATGGGCGATGCATCCTTTCCTGCTGGCTATTGGGAAAGCTTCCGCACTGAAGTAAAGACCACCGATCCGCAGGCCTTCATCATCAGTGAGACCTGGCAAAAAGATGGCACGCTCCTGCGTATGGTACGCGGCGACCGCGCCGATACCACTATGAACTATCGCTTGCGCGATGCAGTGATCGGTTTGCTTGCGCCGCAAGGCTTCGACTCAAAAGGCTTTGCCGATAGCGGACGCATCATTGCCCCGTCTGAGTTTTCGGCCCGCATGCAATCGATGCGCGAGGATTATCCTGATGCCGCGTATTACTCGCTCATGAACCTGCTCGATAGCCACGACACCGAACGCCTGCGCTGGACGTTGACCCCCGGCGAAGAGACCAAGGCCAACAAGGAATTGAACCCAACCAGCGTTGCCGAAGGGAAGCTCCGCCAAAAGCTTGCTTCGTTCATCCAGTTCACCGTGCCCGGCGCTCCCACCGTTTTCTACGGCGATGAAGTCGGCATGACCGGCGATGATGACCCCGATGACCGCCGCACCTATCCGTGGGGTGATCGAGGTGGCTCGCCGGATTATTCGATGTTCTTCCATTACACGGCACTGAACGCCTTCCGCAAGACCCAGCCCGTGTTGGTCAACGGCGATTTCAAAATGTTGCTGGCTGATGATGCGTCACAGGTCATTGCCTATGGCCGCAAAACCACCAAACAAGCCGCGCTCGTGATCGTCAATCGTAACAACAGTACACAGAATTTCACGATCCCTGTGGCTGGTTACCTGCCAAACGGCATCGAATTAGGCAAGCTCTATACAGTCGGCAACGCGGGCATGCACAAGGTCACCGTGACGAACGGCAGTATCAACGGGAGTGTCGGCCCGATGAGCGCGGTATTGCTCATTAGCAAGTTCGTCGACCTCAAAGCCCCGACCCCGCCGACCAATCTCCATGTCACGAATGAAGGCAGTGAAACCGTAAGCCTCGCCTGGGACGCAGTCGCTGGTGCGAGCAAATACACCCTCTATCGCAGTCCCGTCAGTGGCGGCGGTTGGGTTGCTATTGCATCCGATCTCACGGGCACATCCTATACCGACACCAGCGTAGTCAACGGGAAGAATTACTACTACGTAGTCACTGCTTCGGATTCGATTGGAAACGAAAGCGGCTACTCCAATGAAGTCTCCGCGTTGCCTCACATCAATATCGGTTGGGCAAACTTGCAATGGCCGCCAACGCTCACCCACACTATCAGCCCCACCAACCGCACGGCAAACGTCTACGGACAAGTGTGGATCGACGGCATCACCAATCAACCCGGCGCCACGCCCGGCTTGATCGCCCAATTGGGCTTTGGCCCCGAAGGTAGTAACCCGAGTGACAATGCCAATTGGATCTGGGTGGATACCACATTCAATGGAACCGCTGGCAATAACGATGAGTTTGTCGCCAGCCTTCTACCCACAAGCACCGGCACGTTCGATTACGTCTATCGCTACTCCACCACCAACGGCCGCGACTGGCTGTATGCAGACTTGAACGGCCCAATCCCCACCGGAAACTCACCAGCCAACCCCGGCAAATTGACCGTGAACGCAAGCAGTGACACAACTCCCCCATCCGCGCCTACTGGGTTGACCGTTGCCAGCGCAAGCCCTGCCGCGATCTCCCTCACTTGGGACGCACACCCGAATACTGACGGTGACCTCGCTGGCTTTGAGGTCTATCGGGATGGCGTGTTGTTAGCTACCGTATTGGGTGCATCGGTCACAAGCTATACAGATCTGGCTGTTGTAGAGAATGCAAGTTACGAATACTACATCGTAGCCATCGACACCAGCTTCAACCACTCAACAGCATCGAACACTGTAACTGCTACTGCCACTCCGAGAACGGTCACAGTGACCTTCAATGTCACTGTCCCTGCCTCGACAGATGGCACAGGCCGCTCGGCATATATCGCAGGCTTCCTCGATCGCCTGG